From the genome of Thermoplasmata archaeon:
TTCGTCTCTCCCGCGAGGAGCTTGAACAAGGTGCTCTTCCCGGCGCCGTTGGGCCCGACGAGCGCCACCTTCTCGCCCGCCTGGATGACGAAGTCCGCGTGCTCGAGGACGAGCGTGCCGCTCCAGGACTTCCGGAGGTCGCGGCCCGCGAGGATCGGAGGCATGACGCAGACGCTATTCGGTTGTCCCCGATTAGATTTCGCCTGTCGGGGGATTGGAAAGACCACTCAGCCGATGCGATGGATTCCGGGCAGACCATCGAATCCGGAGTCGAAGCTATAGAGATCGTTGATTCCGCGCCTCTGCATCAGGATCACGGAGGTGGCGTCGCAGACGGAGATCCGCTTTCTCGGCGCCCAGTACTGTCGCAGCAGGGCCTTGGCGTCCTCGAGTACAGGTTTGTCGATGTACAGGATAGTCGTGTTCTCTTCGAGCAGGTCCATGAGCCTTCTCGCGGCCTCGGGACCATCCTTCTTCAGGACGAAGGTGACCACTTCAGCCAGCACCATGTCGGAGATGACAACCTTGACCCGCCGACCGAGGATCTCCTGACCCAGGGCTTTGCCGCGTTCATGCTGGGCATCGGGTCTTCGAGCCGCTGCAATCCACAGGCCCGTGTCGACGAAGACCTCATTCCCCACTGCCATAAATCTCCTCATCGAGGTCTTGAGCCGCGTCGCTTGGCGGGCCCTCCTTCACCAACCCGATGATGGAGGACAAGTCTAGCGGCGGCGTGAAGGACGCTCGAGCTCGGAGGTCAGCGATGTACTCGAGAGCGGCCCGAATATCGGCCTCGGTGAACTGCGGCTTGCTTGCTTGCAGGACTCCAATGATGAGGTCGCGTGGCACGTTCAGGTCCTGCAGGTACATCAGCGTCGCGACAAGCTCCAGCCGGGTAGGCGGGGACTCGTTGAGCTCCTCTGCCACGCCAGCCATCGAATCCGCGACCGCAGCTTGGGTAGGGTCCGAGGAGGCTACGCTGGCAACGAGCTCGGATCCACGCCGCGCGGGCGAGTAGTCGTACCGCCTGTACGGCTCCTCGTCCTCGTCGCCGGGAGTTTCGGTCGCCCGTTCTTGGAGATAGGTGGCATTCACCGCGGATTGGAGGTCCGCGGCAAGATCCTCGGAGTATGGGCCGTAGTGACGGTACTCGAACCGCTCGGGCACGGGATAGCCCAGGCTCTTGAGGACATAGAGAATCTTGTGCATCTTGATGCGGGAAAGGATCGTCCCACAGCGCTCGACGACCGCCACGAGTCTTGCATACTTGGCGACGTCCTCCGAGGCTATCGGGCTCACATTCAGGGTTAGCCTGAACCTGCTCATAAAGACGACGAAGCTTAGCCGCCCGCCATGCAAATCCCCTTCGTCAAGCTTTTCCGTCGACACCTGACTCCGGCATTTGGCGATCACGTGGTGGACGTTCTC
Proteins encoded in this window:
- a CDS encoding PIN domain-containing protein, translated to MAVGNEVFVDTGLWIAAARRPDAQHERGKALGQEILGRRVKVVISDMVLAEVVTFVLKKDGPEAARRLMDLLEENTTILYIDKPVLEDAKALLRQYWAPRKRISVCDATSVILMQRRGINDLYSFDSGFDGLPGIHRIG